Genomic DNA from Cydia strobilella chromosome 19, ilCydStro3.1, whole genome shotgun sequence:
AGAAATGCAACTCTGttacaattaataatattaatgatttaaatttcattgaaggttaatttaattaatacttatattAGGGTGGTATGCGTCTCATTCTCTCATTAaccaaaatgtgagacgcaaatacctATCCTCTAAAAAATCAGATCTTTAAACTGAAAATTAGTAACGAGTGATCCTAAAGCAAATATTGATTTTTCCAGGAGACCTGCTCCCAAAAGCCTGACGCACAAAACTACTGGGGCAAGTACCAGGAATGCTCAGACCGTGTCAACTCTCGCTCCAAGACCACAGAGACGTGCGAGGAGGAGCTCATTGACTACCTCCATGTCCTCGACAAGTGTGTCACCAAGGACCTCTTCAAGAGGCTAAAGTAAACATCTAGAAATAAGTTCTGCCCTATCGCaaaacaaattagattttattttcAAGGAATGTTCTGTCAATACCTTGGTGTCTTGCTGGTGCAGAATGTTAGTGTCttagtaaattattttaacatgttCAATGTGGAAGAATTGACAGTTAAtgttgtttatttgtaaataaataatcacagttaaatattttgtgttttactGGCTATTCATATAATTAAAGGCAATTTAAggcatataaaattttattattacagcAATAATAGTTTGGACGAAAACAATAATTCATTCGATAAAATATAAGCtctataaaaattaaacaaagcaAGAATTTCAAGACGAATGGCACTTATTCAATAGCagagataaataaatctattATACGCGCCGACTTTTGAGCTTCACAGAAGCTGTTATATTAGCCAAATGTGTAGAATAACAGCTACTCTGAAGGATTAAGACGCCAAATAAATCTATGTTCATAGATTTACGTAGTTGCAAAGTACAGCCTCTGACAAAACATCCTCCTGCATCCATCCTTAGCCTAGTAAGTGTTCATAAAAATCTTGAAAATGCCAAAAAATACAAGTTTCACTTGCACAAAATGCAAAATTTGGAATGTGGAGACATCAgtgacattaaaaatataatgaaattataaGAGAATTATATAATGGAcacaacaatataaataatgtctagaaataataaaataaattgtattgtcttcggttaccgcgatagttactcatgaaataaaactatgaaaacggattatatcgcgtatattgaatttataattcatcccgacgtttcgaactctttacagcgttcgtggtcaacgggtgataaattgtgtcaaaatcttattactaataatgtaaataaaatatgtatcaaAAATTGACtttgtatacaataataatgtttttaacgGCGCAACATTCGATAAGAGTGGAGAGAAGTGAAACTAACCCACGCATGGCTTCTACAAACATGCCTTACATTAGGATCCTACAGTATATTGACTTTCTGTACACACTAATGGCAGCTCCATTGACCGTAATATGAAGTACAAGAGTATCAAAGCTATGACGCCTTTGACCATCCCAGCATCTACGAGTAATACTGCATGGGCTACAGACCAGGAGGCACGCCTATTCCGGTAAGTTCATTTTGGAGCGTTATTAAGTCAAAGTATTGATTATACATAAATCTTATTTTTGTCACCCTCtaacattataaaatttataaatacaaagtTACAATTTTGATtcctatatgtataataatttgAACTTAAAATCTAAATGAAAATAGAAGCACACTCTATCAGACTTTGGCATAGTGAAATTGTGTCCCATCTAACTGGAACATAATTTTGCCAACATTGAggcacaattttatttttttaatctattcCACACAACTTGACAGTTTGAGAATATCATTGATGAAAATCCTAAAGATTtaatacaaaagaaaattaCAGTATTTCTTGACCACATAATAATTTGATGCAAACTTACATCATATAATGTACTAATACGAATGTAGTACCAACTCGACAAAAATTATATCTCTTAATATGCACAGACATCGATAAAAAAATCTGGCAGTACTAGATTCACCACTTTCTATATCATTTTGTAACGgtgtttcaattcaattttacaCGAAACATAGTATTGCTTCGCTGATTTTCAGTACAATTAGTAGCACTCATGAGTACTACAGTTTGGATGGGGTATGCCCCATCCAAACTGTTGCAGCAAAGAGGTTAGGTTCAATGAAAGATTTGCTCTTTTAAATTGAAGTACATTAAATCAGTCGACCCATGAAAATGTGAATACTGTATACTGTAGTTAGAACTTAGAATTTTAAATCGGAAACTACACGCATTCTTTTATCATAGACCGACTTTATCATAGGGAAAATTCATACAACCGCTCCCTTACAAACGCTTGAAACAAACTAACTCTAACTAGACTCTCATCATGAAGCATATAAGCGGTCACATCACGTAGGCGTTTTTCTCTTCTTCTACTTAGCACCACCTAGTTGCGTCCtaattagggaatgcaaaccggtttttaatttagtaaataaccgaaatttcatacaaataaaacccGGTTTGCATTCCTCCTAATCCATTGCACTTACATCTGTCTTTTTTTACGCACGCATAGGTCTCACGAGATCGAGTTCTATTAGATCGCCAATGCACGCTGAAGACGAGTCCTCCTATAAGTTCCATCTTGTAggaccttatctcgttgcaataaggttttTGAAAGGGCATTTGACTGTGAGGGTAGTGGAAATCCAATCATACGCTTGATGTCTAACAATCTATAATTCTATATCGTTGCCAGTCTAACCTACTCAGCGGCACTAACTAGCGCCGACTTGGAGCACTTTGAAGCATATCTCGCACACTCGCTGCGGCTTGTTCATACCGAACTTCAGTATGGGGACGTCTTGGTTCGAGCACTTGTTGCACAGCATTCGGCCGCAATGACGACTGGAAGCAAATTGAGACAATTACAATATGACATTGACACCCTCTAGCcgcctataaaaaggtctcccATTCGATTctaatttgaatttttattttgacacaaCAAAATTGCATTcgtcttggcaagttttgaagtctgggcggctagaggatacaataaaaatacgatgCCACTTTTCACACGCTCCAGTCATAAAAGTGGCATTGCATTTTCATTCAGGCTTCTCACAATCCGAAAACCAGTTATAGATAATTCTGCAGTCCTTAGTTTGAATTTACGTCTAGTAGAAAAGTGAATGACACCAACATTACGACAAGAATAACACCAAGCGCTTAAACGATTTCGTATCAACCCGCTTGCGTTGCTACTTATGTAACCATACGTTGGGCAACTCTACGATGCGCAGTTTTAGT
This window encodes:
- the LOC134750278 gene encoding cytochrome b-c1 complex subunit 6, mitochondrial-like, producing MAEKIIPVVKADEGEEEELVDPQKELRETCSQKPDAQNYWGKYQECSDRVNSRSKTTETCEEELIDYLHVLDKCVTKDLFKRLK